One Oharaeibacter diazotrophicus DNA segment encodes these proteins:
- the purB gene encoding adenylosuccinate lyase has protein sequence MIPRYSRPEMTAIWSQETKFRIWFEIEAHATDALAELGVVPAEAARTVWEKGGPAVFDVERIDEIERVTKHDVIAFLTHLSEIVGPEARFVHQGMTSSDVLDTCFNVQLVRATDLLLKDMDGLLAAIERRAFEYKDSVCIGRSHGIHAEPVTFGLKMAEAYAEFARCRTRLVHARDEIATCAISGAVGTFANIDPRVEEHVAEKLGLKPEPVSTQVIPRDRHAMYFATLGVIASSVERLAIEIRHLQRTEVLEAEEYFSPGQKGSSAMPHKRNPVLTENLTGLARMVRAFAFPAMENVALWHERDISHSSVERMIGPDATVTLDFALARLTGVVDKLLVYPERMVANMDRLGGLVHSQRILLALTQRGVSREDAYRLVQRNAMKVWDSYQRAGAADVDFLTELLADEEVRAALSEEEIREKFDLGYHTKHVDTIFRRVFGRS, from the coding sequence ATGATCCCGCGCTACTCCCGCCCCGAGATGACCGCCATCTGGAGCCAGGAGACCAAGTTCCGGATCTGGTTCGAGATCGAGGCCCACGCCACCGACGCCCTCGCCGAGCTCGGCGTCGTGCCGGCCGAGGCGGCGCGCACCGTCTGGGAGAAGGGCGGCCCGGCCGTGTTCGACGTCGAGCGCATCGACGAGATCGAGCGCGTCACCAAGCACGACGTCATCGCCTTCCTGACCCATCTCTCCGAGATCGTCGGGCCGGAGGCGCGCTTCGTCCACCAGGGCATGACCTCGTCGGACGTGCTCGACACCTGCTTCAACGTCCAGCTCGTGCGCGCCACCGACCTCCTGCTGAAGGACATGGACGGCCTGCTCGCCGCGATCGAGCGCCGCGCCTTCGAGTACAAGGACAGCGTCTGCATCGGCCGCAGCCACGGCATCCACGCAGAGCCGGTCACCTTCGGCCTCAAGATGGCCGAGGCCTACGCCGAGTTCGCCCGCTGCCGCACCCGCCTCGTCCACGCCCGCGACGAGATCGCCACCTGCGCCATCTCCGGCGCCGTCGGCACCTTCGCCAACATCGATCCCCGGGTCGAGGAGCACGTGGCGGAAAAGCTCGGCCTGAAGCCCGAGCCGGTCTCGACCCAGGTGATCCCGCGCGACCGCCACGCCATGTACTTCGCCACGCTCGGCGTGATCGCCTCGTCGGTGGAGCGGCTGGCGATCGAGATCCGCCATCTCCAGCGCACCGAGGTTCTCGAGGCCGAGGAGTATTTCTCGCCCGGCCAGAAGGGCTCGTCGGCGATGCCGCACAAGCGCAACCCGGTGCTGACCGAGAACCTCACCGGCCTCGCCCGCATGGTGCGCGCCTTCGCCTTCCCGGCGATGGAGAACGTCGCGCTCTGGCACGAGCGCGACATCTCGCACTCCTCGGTCGAGCGCATGATCGGCCCGGACGCCACCGTCACCCTCGACTTCGCCCTCGCCCGCCTCACCGGCGTCGTCGACAAGCTGCTGGTCTATCCGGAGCGCATGGTCGCCAACATGGACCGGCTCGGCGGCCTCGTGCACTCCCAGCGCATCCTGCTGGCGCTGACCCAGCGCGGCGTCTCGCGCGAGGACGCCTACCGCCTCGTCCAGCGCAACGCCATGAAGGTGTGGGACAGCTACCAGCGCGCCGGCGCCGCCGACGTCGACTTCCTGACCGAGCTGCTCGCCGACGAGGAGGTCCGCGCCGCCCTCTCCGAGGAGGAGATCCGCGAGAAGTTCGACCTCGGCTACCACACCAAGCACGTCGACACGATCTTCCGCCGCGTCTTCGGCCGCAGCTGA
- a CDS encoding HAD-IIIC family phosphatase, whose protein sequence is MNKLDIIVSPDEVDAMFRTILGRPAGNAEFCKKLSADKVTINQLVGMILKSKEFRSRFEADVSARQKEVVFNFDYRIPTDLSVNDVSIDRVAIIGSCLSDFWRREIGALKRPFECDMYYVGQLPKQPNRPISEYDFQIVQIPLRALIPDASFAKLGQFDSKGHSDLFKHSSSTLIRYLDNSMRWNKAHGILSFVMTLPVPQQNLVGRTQPRFELSNPAFFIEKLNEVICQEISKYQNCYVIDFNEILSSYGKKFIVEDVIAQFNHGSIINNYDKQFDKNRIEPATPATTMYYTATKEIILATWHEIISLYRMVRGVDAVKAVVIDLDDTLWRGIVAELHPDEMPTSEGWPKGFWEALLILKRRGIMLAIISKNEEKRVLECWDSILKGQLKIDDFAVHKINWAPKSDNMREILNALNILPNSVVYIDDNPIQRAEIKAAFPDIRVLGGTPARWRHILLHSSETQFTTITQESTKKTEMIKAQIQREQDRMEISSDDFLASLNVQVKVSEIRDTKHSNFSRSLELVNKTNQYNTTGRRWSFEEVSNSINEGMRIFTFDVEDKYTQYGVVGVVFVLGDTIEQLVMSCRVMGMGIEDTMVSHTARIIVSESMNNGAKGRIVETDRNSPCRDIFLKNGFSFEAGVWTAPSDTTTSVPSHVTLVVS, encoded by the coding sequence GTGAATAAACTGGACATTATCGTATCGCCAGATGAAGTCGATGCGATGTTTAGAACTATACTTGGACGGCCAGCTGGGAACGCCGAATTTTGCAAAAAATTGTCGGCTGACAAAGTAACTATTAATCAGCTAGTTGGTATGATACTGAAATCGAAAGAATTTCGATCGCGTTTTGAAGCTGACGTATCCGCAAGGCAGAAGGAAGTTGTTTTTAATTTCGACTATAGGATACCGACCGACTTATCTGTCAATGACGTCAGCATCGACAGAGTGGCAATCATAGGATCATGTTTGTCCGATTTTTGGCGGAGGGAAATTGGCGCACTCAAGCGACCGTTCGAGTGCGATATGTATTACGTTGGGCAGCTACCGAAACAGCCGAACCGCCCAATCTCTGAATACGATTTTCAGATTGTTCAAATACCGCTACGCGCGCTGATTCCAGACGCCAGCTTTGCAAAACTCGGTCAATTCGACAGCAAAGGTCACAGCGATCTATTTAAACATTCGTCCTCGACCCTTATTCGATACCTCGACAATTCAATGAGGTGGAACAAAGCACATGGCATACTGTCGTTCGTTATGACATTGCCTGTGCCACAACAAAATCTGGTCGGCCGAACGCAGCCTCGCTTCGAGCTAAGTAATCCCGCCTTCTTCATTGAGAAACTCAACGAAGTCATCTGTCAGGAGATTTCCAAGTATCAGAATTGTTACGTGATTGATTTCAATGAAATTTTATCCAGTTACGGCAAGAAATTCATTGTCGAAGATGTGATTGCCCAGTTCAATCACGGCTCAATTATAAACAACTATGATAAGCAATTTGACAAAAATCGAATTGAGCCGGCCACTCCGGCGACAACAATGTACTATACGGCTACAAAAGAAATCATATTGGCTACGTGGCATGAGATTATATCATTGTACAGAATGGTTCGAGGGGTTGATGCAGTAAAGGCTGTTGTAATAGATCTCGACGACACTTTGTGGCGCGGTATCGTCGCGGAACTACACCCCGATGAGATGCCGACTTCAGAGGGTTGGCCCAAAGGCTTTTGGGAGGCCCTTCTTATTTTGAAGCGGCGCGGCATCATGCTTGCCATAATCAGCAAAAACGAAGAAAAACGGGTTCTGGAGTGCTGGGATTCTATTCTGAAAGGTCAACTGAAGATTGACGATTTTGCAGTTCACAAGATAAATTGGGCGCCAAAATCAGACAACATGAGAGAGATTCTCAATGCTCTCAATATTTTGCCGAACAGTGTTGTTTATATCGACGACAATCCAATTCAAAGAGCTGAAATCAAAGCGGCGTTTCCTGACATCAGGGTCCTAGGGGGAACACCTGCTCGATGGAGGCACATTCTCCTGCATTCGAGCGAAACACAATTCACAACCATTACACAAGAATCCACCAAGAAAACTGAAATGATAAAAGCACAAATTCAGCGTGAACAGGACAGAATGGAGATAAGCAGCGATGATTTCCTGGCCTCGCTGAACGTACAAGTTAAAGTCTCTGAAATCAGAGACACCAAGCACAGCAATTTTTCGCGCTCACTGGAACTTGTAAACAAGACAAATCAATACAACACAACGGGAAGACGATGGTCGTTCGAGGAAGTATCGAATAGTATCAATGAGGGTATGAGGATTTTTACATTTGATGTAGAGGATAAATATACACAGTACGGAGTCGTTGGGGTTGTATTTGTTCTAGGTGATACAATTGAACAGTTGGTTATGAGTTGTCGCGTGATGGGAATGGGAATAGAAGACACCATGGTTTCACATACTGCGCGTATAATAGTGTCCGAAAGCATGAATAATGGAGCCAAAGGCAGAATTGTAGAAACGGACCGTAATTCTCCCTGTCGAGACATATTCCTCAAGAATGGCTTTTCCTTCGAAGCGGGGGTTTGGACGGCCCCGTCGGATACGACGACATCGGTTCCATCTCATGTGACATTGGTGGTCTCTTGA
- a CDS encoding excalibur calcium-binding domain-containing protein, with the protein MSPFPFASILLVAAALTAGGAPAPDCADGGAAPEAPACVAAGTVLAQAYSCTPRKTCKQMSSCAEARYRLEVCGDGRLDGDHDGVPCETLCGGG; encoded by the coding sequence ATGTCCCCGTTCCCGTTCGCCTCGATCCTCCTGGTCGCCGCCGCGCTCACGGCGGGCGGAGCGCCGGCTCCGGACTGCGCCGACGGCGGCGCGGCGCCGGAGGCGCCGGCCTGCGTCGCCGCTGGAACGGTGCTGGCACAGGCGTATTCTTGCACGCCGCGCAAGACCTGCAAGCAGATGTCGAGCTGCGCCGAGGCGCGCTACCGGCTCGAGGTCTGCGGCGACGGCCGCCTCGACGGCGACCACGACGGCGTGCCGTGCGAGACCCTGTGCGGCGGCGGGTAG
- a CDS encoding MFS transporter, producing the protein MTAIDTSAERTRWGMVALGFAAGVAGMFQTAKMSVALVEVQRDIGLDLVAASWTTTAVSLTGALFGVVAGRIVGVFGAARTLVAALLLGAIAGVATALIAAPGPFLAARIVEGLGYLLICTAAPTAMAAAAAPRDRGTALAIWGAFVPVSVSIMAMTGPAATAAWGWRTMFLISAASLVAVAAVVAAVAPRDPPVGRGIGRRLGEIAAAAPAVHLSLYRSARSLGLGVAFMAFAALQVGLIALLPTHLIEVGGLSPATAGLVLSATAPFAVLGTLLAGVMQRVGAADAPATAVAFAVMALSGGAAFAGLSDPWLLGPVGAVFFTAGGVVGSVIFASLPRRSTGGDVALMSGLIVQFGNVGSLTGAPILAATVETVGWGGVPWAVAAMAGVGIAGTLAAR; encoded by the coding sequence ATGACCGCCATCGACACCTCGGCCGAGCGCACCCGCTGGGGGATGGTGGCGCTGGGCTTCGCGGCGGGCGTCGCGGGCATGTTCCAGACGGCGAAGATGAGCGTCGCGCTGGTCGAGGTGCAGCGCGACATCGGGCTCGACCTCGTCGCGGCGAGCTGGACGACGACGGCGGTGTCGCTGACGGGCGCGCTGTTCGGCGTCGTCGCCGGGCGGATCGTCGGGGTGTTCGGGGCGGCGCGGACGCTGGTGGCGGCGCTGCTGCTCGGGGCGATCGCGGGCGTCGCGACGGCCCTGATCGCCGCGCCCGGGCCGTTCCTCGCCGCGCGCATCGTCGAGGGCCTCGGCTATCTCCTGATCTGCACCGCGGCGCCGACGGCGATGGCGGCGGCGGCCGCGCCGCGCGACCGCGGCACGGCGCTGGCGATCTGGGGCGCCTTCGTGCCGGTGTCGGTGTCGATCATGGCCATGACCGGCCCGGCCGCGACCGCGGCCTGGGGCTGGCGGACGATGTTCCTGATCTCGGCGGCGTCGCTGGTGGCGGTGGCGGCCGTGGTGGCCGCGGTCGCCCCGCGCGACCCGCCGGTCGGCCGCGGCATCGGGCGCCGGCTCGGCGAAATCGCCGCGGCGGCACCGGCGGTGCACCTGTCGCTCTACCGCTCGGCACGCTCGCTCGGCCTCGGCGTCGCCTTCATGGCCTTCGCGGCGCTCCAGGTCGGCCTGATCGCGCTCTTGCCGACCCACCTGATCGAGGTCGGAGGACTCTCCCCGGCCACGGCGGGCCTGGTGCTGTCGGCGACCGCGCCCTTCGCCGTCCTCGGCACGCTGCTCGCCGGGGTGATGCAGCGGGTCGGCGCGGCCGACGCGCCGGCGACCGCGGTCGCCTTCGCGGTGATGGCGCTGTCGGGTGGGGCGGCTTTCGCGGGCCTCTCCGATCCCTGGCTGCTCGGGCCGGTCGGCGCCGTGTTCTTCACCGCCGGCGGCGTGGTCGGCTCGGTGATCTTCGCCAGCCTGCCGCGGCGCTCGACCGGCGGCGACGTCGCGCTGATGTCCGGCCTGATCGTGCAGTTCGGCAACGTCGGCTCGCTCACCGGCGCACCGATCCTGGCCGCGACCGTGGAGACGGTCGGCTGGGGCGGGGTGCCGTGGGCGGTGGCGGCGATGGCCGGGGTCGGGATCGCGGGAACGCTGGCGGCGCGGTGA